From the genome of Mycetocola spongiae, one region includes:
- a CDS encoding 2-hydroxyacid dehydrogenase encodes MTHVLSSGDHFILAETLSASLSEELHAAGAAPATYTEVTLDWPLTPFGPVEGVDEASGDVDELIASLRGAEVALTQMAPFTARVFDACPELRFIGVCRGGPVNVDLEAATRAGVVVSFAPARNAQAAAEFAVGLMLAAMRKIAVADGELKNGQWRGDYYTYAQTGREISGNTIGLVGYGAIGRIVAKILQAFGARVLAYDPYANVEAAAAEGVSVLPLEDVLRASNVISIHARLTPETHHLLNAENLALLPHGAVLVNSARGGLLDYAPLPALLESGALGALALDVYDEEPPGPTWPLFSAPNVVMTPHLAGATRQTAERAARVIAHEAALFLAGERPLYVANPAVLDAAPTSAS; translated from the coding sequence ATGACACACGTCCTCTCCTCCGGAGATCACTTCATCCTCGCCGAGACACTCTCGGCGTCGCTGAGCGAGGAACTGCACGCGGCGGGCGCGGCCCCGGCCACGTACACCGAGGTCACCCTGGACTGGCCGCTCACCCCGTTTGGCCCGGTCGAGGGCGTGGACGAGGCCAGCGGCGATGTGGATGAGCTGATCGCGAGCCTGCGCGGGGCCGAGGTGGCCCTGACCCAGATGGCCCCGTTCACCGCGCGCGTATTTGATGCCTGCCCCGAGCTGCGCTTTATCGGTGTCTGCCGCGGCGGCCCCGTGAACGTGGACCTTGAGGCCGCGACCCGCGCGGGAGTTGTGGTGTCCTTCGCGCCCGCCCGTAATGCCCAGGCCGCCGCCGAATTTGCCGTGGGCCTGATGCTCGCGGCGATGCGCAAGATCGCCGTGGCCGATGGCGAACTGAAAAACGGCCAGTGGCGCGGCGATTACTATACCTATGCGCAGACCGGGCGGGAGATCTCCGGCAATACGATCGGCCTCGTGGGCTATGGCGCAATCGGCCGGATCGTTGCCAAGATCCTGCAGGCCTTTGGGGCGCGCGTGCTCGCCTATGACCCCTATGCCAATGTGGAGGCCGCCGCGGCCGAGGGCGTGAGTGTGCTCCCGCTCGAGGATGTGCTGCGCGCGAGCAATGTGATCAGCATCCACGCCCGGCTCACCCCGGAGACCCACCACCTGCTGAACGCCGAGAACCTCGCCCTGCTGCCGCACGGCGCGGTGCTGGTTAATAGCGCGCGCGGCGGGCTCCTCGACTATGCCCCGCTGCCCGCACTCCTGGAGAGCGGAGCCCTCGGGGCCCTCGCCCTGGACGTTTATGACGAGGAGCCCCCGGGACCCACCTGGCCGCTGTTTTCCGCCCCCAATGTGGTGATGACCCCGCACCTCGCGGGGGCCACCCGGCAGACCGCCGAGCGCGCCGCCCGCGTGATCGCCCACGAGGCCGCGCTCTTTTTGGCCGGCGAGCGCCCGCTCTATGTGGCCAATCCCGCCGTGCTGGATGCCGCTCCCACCAGCGCGTCATGA
- a CDS encoding DeoR/GlpR family DNA-binding transcription regulator, with translation MKDTQHNKRSERHQRIIAYVAEHGSATAAELAELTEKSAMTIHRDIDELAGRGFLRRFHGGVSAQATSAFESSSEFRMQQNSAAKDALARKALELIEPGMSVMLDDSTTVFALARILAEVQPLTVVSNFRPIADLFVDIDEIQLFMIGGRYSRSHNSFISPASLTGLDNYAVDFTFHSSSAMDTTRTYHQEQSIIEMKQAMLDCGTRTVLLMDSSKVGKTSLHRFAELSEFSDVILTSDVSEEFIAQIRDITTVHVAEL, from the coding sequence TTGAAGGACACACAGCACAATAAGCGTTCCGAACGGCACCAGCGCATCATCGCCTATGTGGCCGAGCACGGGTCCGCGACCGCCGCCGAGCTCGCCGAACTCACCGAAAAATCGGCCATGACCATCCACCGCGATATTGACGAGCTCGCGGGCCGCGGCTTCCTGCGCCGCTTCCACGGGGGCGTATCCGCCCAGGCCACCAGCGCGTTTGAATCCAGCTCCGAATTCCGCATGCAACAGAACTCCGCGGCCAAGGATGCCCTCGCCCGCAAGGCGCTGGAGCTGATCGAACCCGGCATGTCCGTGATGCTGGACGATAGCACCACGGTCTTCGCCCTGGCCCGGATTCTCGCGGAGGTACAGCCCCTCACCGTGGTCTCCAACTTCCGTCCCATCGCGGATCTATTTGTGGATATCGACGAGATTCAGCTCTTCATGATCGGCGGGCGCTACTCGCGCTCGCATAACTCCTTCATCAGCCCGGCCTCGCTCACGGGCCTGGATAATTACGCCGTGGACTTCACGTTCCACTCCTCCTCGGCCATGGATACCACGCGCACCTACCATCAGGAACAGAGCATTATCGAGATGAAGCAGGCCATGCTGGACTGCGGAACCCGCACGGTGCTGCTCATGGATTCCAGCAAGGTGGGCAAGACCTCGCTGCACCGTTTTGCCGAGCTGAGCGAGTTCAGCGATGTGATTCTCACCTCGGATGTCAGCGAGGAATTTATCGCCCAGATCCGCGATATCACCACGGTTCACGTGGCCGAACTCTAA
- a CDS encoding substrate-binding domain-containing protein, whose amino-acid sequence MMKFYKRKIAVVGVIAALTLSLAACSSEDGGNGGGGDAANGKVAFLMPNLASTRFEQQDSPLFKAKIKELCEGCEVIYQNADGDAAKQQQQADAAITQGAKVLVLNAVDTTAAASIVDSAQSQGVAVITYDRPIPKVEADLYISFDNEEIGRSIAQSLVDHLPPATGEQGILIVNGSPADNAAGLIRDGIHKSVDASDYTVLAEYDTPDWDPKKAQDWVSGQITQFGDKIIGVVAANDGTGGGSIAAFKAAGWATVPPVTGNDAEIAAIQRIVSGSQYNTISKPIKIVAEAAAEASMAFLKGEKPTGDADVFGTSARIFIPTVVTSENVKEVIFDGKIYTAAEVCTADYKAACDALGIK is encoded by the coding sequence ATGATGAAGTTCTATAAGCGCAAGATTGCCGTGGTCGGCGTTATCGCCGCCCTCACCCTGTCGCTCGCGGCCTGTAGTAGCGAGGACGGCGGAAACGGAGGCGGCGGAGACGCCGCCAACGGCAAGGTCGCCTTCCTGATGCCCAACCTCGCCAGCACCCGCTTTGAGCAGCAGGACAGCCCGCTGTTCAAGGCCAAGATCAAGGAACTCTGCGAGGGCTGCGAGGTCATCTATCAGAACGCCGATGGTGATGCCGCGAAGCAGCAGCAGCAGGCCGATGCCGCGATCACCCAGGGCGCAAAGGTCCTGGTCCTGAACGCCGTGGATACCACCGCCGCCGCCTCGATCGTGGACTCCGCGCAGTCCCAGGGCGTCGCCGTGATCACCTATGACCGCCCCATCCCCAAGGTCGAGGCCGACCTGTATATCTCCTTCGATAACGAGGAGATCGGCCGCTCGATCGCGCAGAGCCTCGTGGACCACCTGCCCCCGGCCACCGGCGAGCAGGGCATCCTGATCGTAAACGGTTCGCCCGCCGATAACGCCGCCGGCCTGATCCGCGATGGCATCCATAAGTCGGTGGACGCGAGCGACTATACCGTCCTCGCCGAATACGACACCCCCGACTGGGACCCCAAGAAGGCCCAGGACTGGGTCTCCGGACAGATCACCCAGTTTGGTGACAAGATCATCGGCGTTGTGGCCGCCAATGACGGCACCGGAGGCGGCAGCATCGCCGCCTTTAAGGCCGCCGGCTGGGCCACCGTCCCCCCGGTGACCGGAAACGACGCCGAGATCGCCGCGATCCAGCGCATCGTCTCGGGCTCGCAGTACAACACCATCTCCAAGCCGATCAAGATCGTCGCCGAGGCCGCGGCCGAGGCCTCGATGGCCTTCCTCAAGGGCGAAAAGCCCACCGGTGACGCCGATGTTTTTGGCACCTCCGCCCGGATCTTTATCCCCACCGTGGTCACCAGCGAGAACGTGAAGGAGGTCATCTTCGACGGCAAGATCTATACCGCCGCGGAGGTCTGCACCGCCGACTATAAGGCCGCCTGCGACGCCCTCGGCATCAAGTAA
- a CDS encoding ATP-binding cassette domain-containing protein has product MTDPGYDPSSLHQVLSLRGVSKNFGAVAALTDIDLDVHSSEVVAIVGDNGAGKSTLVKILSGVHAPSSGSITFAGEPVEIVSPMAAMQMGIATVFQDLALCDNLDVVNNLFLGRELSPLRLNEVDMEVKSWELLRQLSAKIPSVRIPVASLSGGQRQTVAIARSLLGEPKLIILDEPTAALGVAQTAEVLNLVERLREQGLGVIMISHNMADVKAVADRVAVLRLGKNNGTFAVKDVSSEDLIAAITGAHDNVVTRRAAGRES; this is encoded by the coding sequence ATGACCGATCCCGGGTACGACCCGAGTTCCCTGCACCAGGTGTTGAGCCTGCGTGGCGTCAGTAAAAACTTTGGCGCGGTAGCCGCGCTGACCGATATCGATCTTGACGTGCACTCCAGCGAGGTGGTCGCCATCGTCGGCGATAACGGCGCCGGTAAGTCCACGCTGGTCAAGATCCTGTCCGGGGTTCACGCGCCGAGCTCGGGATCGATCACCTTCGCCGGGGAACCGGTGGAGATCGTCAGCCCGATGGCGGCGATGCAGATGGGCATTGCCACCGTGTTCCAGGACCTCGCCCTGTGCGACAACCTGGACGTGGTGAATAACCTCTTTCTGGGTCGCGAGCTCTCGCCGCTGCGCCTGAACGAGGTGGACATGGAGGTCAAGAGCTGGGAGCTGCTGCGGCAGCTCTCGGCGAAGATCCCCTCCGTGCGCATCCCGGTGGCCTCGCTCTCGGGCGGGCAGCGACAGACCGTCGCAATCGCCCGCTCGCTACTGGGCGAGCCCAAGCTGATCATCCTGGATGAGCCCACCGCGGCCCTCGGCGTGGCCCAGACCGCGGAGGTTCTGAACCTCGTGGAGCGGCTGCGCGAGCAGGGCCTCGGCGTGATCATGATCAGCCATAATATGGCCGATGTGAAGGCCGTGGCCGACCGGGTAGCGGTGCTCCGCCTCGGGAAAAATAACGGAACGTTTGCGGTGAAGGACGTCTCCAGCGAAGACCTGATTGCGGCGATCACCGGCGCCCACGACAACGTGGTGACCCGGCGCGCAGCCGGTCGCGAGAGCTAA
- a CDS encoding sugar ABC transporter permease, protein MTDTQSSAPPVATDLQDERLRTRSGVRGAIANGIDRVRSGDLGSLPVIIGLLVIWTIFQILNPFFLSPGNLVNLAMESAAIGIIALGIVGVLLVGEIDLSVGSVSGLAAAIVGVTFVNQRWPLILAMLAAVAAGALIGWLYGQIHNRFGVPTFVITLAGLLGFLGLQLFVLGPTGTINIPFDSGLVWFGQKAFVSEPLSYALVVLAVAGYAAMALATARRRTRAGLSAQSRTSIFVKTAALAVPLLFVTWYLNQARGIGWMFVLFIALVLIMNYAYTRTAWGRSVFAVGGNAEAARRSGIRVKSVYTSVFILCSSLAAFGGLMAAGRLAASSQSSGAGDVNLNAIAAAVIGGTSLFGGRGSAFAALLGIIVIQSISSGLTLMNLDSSFRYMVTGAVLLLAVILDAVSRRSRSSHGKA, encoded by the coding sequence ATGACCGATACTCAATCCTCCGCCCCTCCCGTGGCCACCGATCTTCAGGACGAGCGCCTGCGCACCCGCAGCGGCGTGCGCGGCGCGATCGCGAACGGCATCGACCGGGTGCGCTCGGGTGATCTGGGCTCGCTGCCCGTGATCATCGGGCTGCTGGTGATCTGGACCATCTTCCAGATCCTGAACCCGTTTTTCCTCTCCCCCGGAAACCTCGTTAACCTCGCGATGGAATCCGCCGCCATCGGCATCATCGCCCTCGGCATCGTGGGTGTGCTGCTGGTGGGTGAGATCGACCTCTCCGTGGGCTCGGTCTCGGGCCTGGCCGCCGCGATCGTGGGCGTCACGTTTGTCAACCAGCGCTGGCCCCTGATCCTCGCGATGCTCGCGGCCGTGGCCGCGGGTGCGCTGATCGGCTGGCTCTATGGCCAGATCCACAACCGCTTTGGTGTTCCGACATTTGTGATTACCCTCGCGGGTCTGCTGGGCTTCCTGGGCCTGCAGCTTTTTGTCCTGGGACCCACGGGAACCATTAATATTCCGTTTGACTCGGGCCTGGTCTGGTTTGGTCAGAAGGCGTTTGTCTCCGAGCCGCTGTCCTATGCCCTCGTGGTGCTGGCCGTGGCCGGCTATGCCGCAATGGCCCTGGCCACCGCGCGCCGCCGCACCCGGGCCGGGCTCTCCGCCCAGTCCCGCACCAGCATCTTTGTGAAGACCGCGGCGCTGGCCGTGCCGCTGCTCTTTGTGACCTGGTATCTCAACCAGGCCCGGGGAATCGGCTGGATGTTTGTGCTGTTCATCGCCCTGGTGCTGATCATGAACTATGCCTATACCCGCACCGCGTGGGGCCGTTCGGTCTTCGCCGTGGGCGGCAACGCCGAGGCCGCCCGCCGCTCGGGAATCCGGGTTAAGAGCGTATATACCTCGGTATTTATCCTGTGTTCCTCGCTCGCCGCCTTTGGTGGGCTGATGGCCGCCGGACGCCTCGCCGCCTCCTCGCAGAGCAGCGGCGCGGGAGACGTCAACCTGAACGCGATCGCCGCCGCGGTGATCGGCGGAACCAGCCTCTTTGGTGGCCGCGGCTCGGCCTTTGCCGCGCTGCTGGGAATCATCGTGATCCAGTCCATCTCCAGCGGCCTGACCCTGATGAACCTGGACTCCTCGTTCCGCTATATGGTGACCGGCGCGGTTCTGCTGCTCGCGGTGATCCTCGATGCCGTCTCGCGCCGCTCGCGCTCGAGCCATGGCAAGGCCTAG
- a CDS encoding bifunctional aldolase/short-chain dehydrogenase, with product MKNLWQSLAPTRSETGALAEVVRGSRTIGAHEDLVLHGGGNSSIKDTVTDVTGAEVEVLYVKGSGWNMATIEPAGFAPLRMDRLRELLSIESITDSVLVNELRCAMIRSDAPDASIEALLHALLPARAVLHSHADAIVSLTNQENPEALIREIYGSDVVVIPYVMPGFDLARVCARVWAEQAGPDTRGMVLLNHGLFTFGDTMEEAYGRHVELITLAEERLGAAESAPAAPVKALDPERIARLRGELSAQAGRALIVSSDTDSEVAAFVARPDLASVASRGPATPDHVIRTKRLPLVGTDIAGYVEEYRAYFERNKNRSSEPVALLDPTPRIILDPGFGMLSVGNTVKDAQIVRDIARHTFNIIDSSERVGTYTALGEGDLFDVEYWELEQAKLRMSGAPAELAGQIALVTGASSGIGRGCAEYLMGLGAAVIAVDISAAVVDLHSDPRWLGVQADVCDPAGMAEALRLGVERFGGLDILVVAAGVFAQSSPISELDAAVWERTFAINVGSVQSLFAQAYPLLAHAPGCGRVVVIGSKNVAAPGPGAAAYSASKAALTQLARVAALEWAPAGIRVNTVHPDAVFDTGLWTEDLLNERAAKYGMSVEDYKRRNLLSAEVTSKNVARMVGSMVTETFAVTTGAQVPVDGGNDRVI from the coding sequence ATGAAAAACCTGTGGCAGTCTCTCGCCCCGACCCGGAGCGAAACCGGAGCACTCGCGGAGGTGGTGCGCGGATCGCGCACCATCGGCGCCCACGAGGACCTGGTGTTGCACGGCGGCGGTAACTCCTCCATTAAGGACACCGTGACCGATGTCACCGGCGCCGAGGTAGAGGTGCTCTATGTGAAGGGCAGCGGCTGGAATATGGCCACGATCGAGCCGGCCGGTTTTGCGCCGCTGCGCATGGACCGGCTGCGCGAGCTGCTGTCGATCGAGTCGATCACCGATAGTGTGCTGGTCAACGAGCTGCGCTGCGCGATGATCCGCTCGGATGCCCCCGATGCGAGCATCGAGGCGCTCCTGCACGCGCTGCTTCCCGCGCGCGCTGTACTGCACTCGCATGCCGATGCGATCGTGAGCCTCACCAATCAGGAGAACCCCGAGGCGCTGATCCGGGAGATCTACGGCAGCGATGTTGTGGTGATTCCCTATGTCATGCCGGGCTTTGACCTGGCCCGCGTCTGCGCCCGGGTCTGGGCCGAGCAGGCCGGCCCCGATACCCGCGGAATGGTGCTGCTGAACCACGGGCTATTTACCTTTGGCGACACGATGGAGGAGGCCTATGGCCGCCACGTGGAACTGATCACGCTCGCCGAGGAGCGCCTGGGCGCGGCCGAGTCCGCCCCCGCCGCCCCCGTGAAGGCGCTGGACCCCGAGCGTATCGCCCGGCTCCGCGGGGAGCTTTCGGCGCAGGCCGGGCGCGCGCTGATCGTCTCCTCCGATACCGATTCCGAGGTCGCGGCATTTGTGGCCCGGCCGGATCTGGCCTCGGTGGCCTCGCGCGGCCCGGCCACCCCGGATCACGTGATTCGCACCAAGCGGCTCCCGCTGGTGGGCACCGATATTGCCGGCTATGTGGAGGAGTATCGCGCGTATTTTGAGCGCAATAAGAATCGTTCAAGCGAGCCGGTGGCGCTGCTGGATCCCACGCCGCGCATCATCCTGGACCCCGGTTTTGGCATGCTCTCGGTGGGCAATACCGTGAAGGATGCCCAGATCGTGCGCGATATCGCGCGGCATACGTTTAACATCATCGACTCCAGCGAGCGCGTGGGCACCTATACCGCGCTTGGCGAGGGCGACCTCTTTGATGTGGAGTATTGGGAGCTGGAGCAGGCCAAGCTGCGCATGAGCGGTGCCCCCGCGGAGCTGGCCGGGCAGATCGCCCTGGTCACCGGTGCCTCCTCGGGTATCGGCCGCGGCTGTGCCGAGTATCTGATGGGCCTCGGGGCCGCCGTGATCGCCGTGGATATCTCGGCCGCGGTGGTGGACCTGCACTCCGATCCGCGCTGGCTCGGCGTACAGGCCGATGTCTGCGATCCGGCGGGCATGGCCGAGGCGCTGCGCCTGGGCGTGGAGCGTTTTGGTGGCCTGGATATTCTGGTGGTGGCCGCGGGGGTCTTTGCCCAGAGCTCGCCGATTTCGGAGCTGGATGCCGCCGTGTGGGAGCGCACGTTTGCGATCAACGTGGGCTCGGTGCAGTCGCTCTTTGCGCAGGCCTATCCGCTGCTCGCGCATGCGCCGGGCTGTGGCAGGGTTGTGGTGATCGGCTCGAAGAACGTGGCAGCACCGGGTCCCGGGGCCGCGGCGTATTCCGCGTCCAAGGCCGCGCTGACCCAGCTGGCCCGCGTGGCCGCGCTGGAGTGGGCCCCCGCGGGAATCCGCGTGAATACGGTGCACCCGGATGCGGTATTTGATACCGGGCTGTGGACGGAGGATCTGCTGAATGAGCGGGCCGCCAAATACGGCATGAGCGTGGAGGACTATAAGCGTCGCAACCTGCTCTCGGCCGAGGTGACAAGCAAAAACGTGGCGCGCATGGTGGGCTCGATGGTCACCGAGACATTTGCCGTGACCACGGGGGCGCAGGTGCCGGTGGATGGTGGCAATGACCGCGTGATCTAG
- a CDS encoding SRPBCC family protein — protein MTVLSSYVTTTHHSCAEIYARWADPATWSDWDPEVASVRFEGPAIVGARGRLTPASGPAQAFIISTLRPDREFTNRAALPGAHLEFEHLVEPDPAGSRICVTVRVHGALRPLWARILRRPLGPAARLSVTGLLAALPEARGHTLCERMEP, from the coding sequence ATGACGGTTCTGAGTAGCTATGTGACCACCACCCACCATTCCTGCGCCGAAATCTACGCGCGCTGGGCCGATCCCGCGACCTGGTCGGACTGGGACCCCGAGGTGGCCTCGGTGCGGTTCGAGGGCCCCGCGATAGTCGGCGCACGCGGCCGGCTCACCCCTGCCAGCGGCCCGGCGCAGGCATTTATCATTAGCACGCTGCGGCCCGATCGGGAGTTCACGAACCGCGCGGCACTCCCCGGTGCGCACCTCGAATTTGAGCACCTCGTGGAGCCCGATCCCGCGGGATCGCGCATCTGCGTGACCGTGCGGGTGCACGGGGCGCTGCGCCCACTCTGGGCCCGGATCCTGCGCCGCCCACTGGGCCCCGCCGCGCGCCTGAGCGTCACCGGGCTACTCGCGGCGCTTCCCGAGGCGCGCGGTCACACGCTATGCGAGAGGATGGAGCCATGA
- a CDS encoding MarR family winged helix-turn-helix transcriptional regulator, whose protein sequence is MTPRLKTDYPDPAGSPGLALWRVTHSWQRRIRAALAPHGLTHVQFVLLASLAWMDHGTPVTQRRLAELAGTDAMMTSQVLRALEALGLVLRTPHPTDRRAMLVQPTAAGIEAANRANGAVEAADREFFGVLGEAELGALLRGMRRLEAGPGEPG, encoded by the coding sequence ATGACCCCGCGCCTGAAAACCGATTATCCCGATCCCGCGGGCAGCCCCGGCCTGGCCCTGTGGCGGGTCACCCACTCCTGGCAGCGCCGGATCCGGGCGGCCCTGGCCCCGCACGGCCTCACCCATGTGCAATTTGTGCTGCTGGCCTCGCTGGCCTGGATGGACCACGGCACGCCCGTGACCCAGCGCCGGCTCGCGGAGCTGGCCGGAACCGATGCGATGATGACCTCGCAGGTGCTGCGCGCGCTGGAGGCCCTGGGCCTGGTGCTGCGCACCCCGCATCCCACGGACCGGCGCGCGATGCTGGTACAGCCCACCGCGGCCGGGATCGAGGCGGCCAACCGGGCCAATGGCGCCGTGGAGGCGGCGGATCGCGAGTTTTTTGGTGTCCTGGGCGAGGCCGAACTGGGTGCCCTGCTGCGCGGGATGCGCCGGCTGGAGGCCGGGCCCGGCGAGCCCGGCTAG
- a CDS encoding nucleoside hydrolase: MTTSPARRPVFLDCDTGIDDALALALLLASPEIELVGIGSVSGNTSAERGAINTLDLLALAGRTDIPVALGAHDPLSHPFNGGVPHIHGHNGIGDVQIPDSGREVAPVDAAQLLIDLAHEHGGALELITIGPVTNIAHALRRDPALAGLIREVTLMGGAAMVPGNVTPLAEANIWNDPEAFAVMLEAEWDLVLVPLDVTMENVFTEEDRQALLASPSPFAQALGNILDLYFNFYVSVYGHRSCALHDPLAVALAVGTVTATRAPAVDMVVDTTDGPGRGQTICDLRAQRLGTVDTPGVRTRVVLDTDVPLAPILLQRILDFSNALPRD, translated from the coding sequence ATGACCACCTCACCCGCACGCCGCCCCGTTTTTCTCGACTGCGATACCGGCATCGACGACGCACTGGCCCTCGCCCTCCTGCTGGCCTCCCCCGAGATTGAGCTGGTGGGAATCGGCTCCGTGAGCGGCAATACCAGTGCCGAGCGCGGCGCGATTAACACGCTGGACCTGCTGGCCCTGGCCGGGCGCACCGATATTCCGGTGGCCCTGGGCGCACACGATCCGCTGAGCCACCCGTTTAACGGCGGCGTTCCGCATATTCACGGCCATAACGGCATCGGCGATGTCCAGATTCCCGATTCCGGGCGCGAGGTGGCCCCGGTGGATGCCGCGCAGCTGCTGATCGACCTGGCCCATGAGCACGGCGGCGCGCTGGAACTGATCACGATCGGCCCGGTCACCAATATTGCCCACGCCCTGCGCCGCGACCCGGCCCTCGCGGGCCTGATCCGCGAGGTCACCCTGATGGGCGGCGCCGCGATGGTCCCGGGCAATGTGACCCCGCTGGCCGAGGCCAATATTTGGAACGACCCCGAGGCGTTTGCGGTCATGCTGGAGGCCGAGTGGGACCTCGTGCTGGTGCCGCTGGATGTCACGATGGAAAACGTATTCACGGAGGAGGACCGCCAGGCCCTGCTCGCCTCGCCCTCGCCGTTTGCGCAGGCCCTGGGTAATATCCTCGATCTTTATTTCAACTTCTATGTCAGCGTTTATGGGCACCGCAGCTGTGCGCTGCACGATCCGCTCGCCGTGGCCCTCGCGGTGGGCACCGTGACCGCCACACGCGCACCCGCCGTGGACATGGTGGTGGATACCACCGATGGCCCGGGCCGCGGCCAGACCATCTGCGATCTGCGCGCCCAGCGCCTGGGCACGGTGGACACCCCCGGCGTGCGCACGCGCGTGGTGCTGGATACCGATGTTCCGCTGGCCCCGATCCTGCTGCAGCGCATCCTGGACTTCTCCAACGCGCTCCCGCGCGACTAA
- a CDS encoding alpha-ketoglutarate-dependent dioxygenase AlkB family protein produces the protein MSTLFSGDFLPRERSTPSPGATHIPGWLTLEQQHWIVERFREWARGPVPPRAARIGAYPMSVRTVCLGWHWRPYAYSREAVDVNGNRVLDFPEWLLQLGRRAVTEATGDPAAGAAYTPDTALVNFYDSAASMGMHQDRDERSRAPVVSLSIGDACRFRWGNTEGRGRPYRDLDLLSGDLFVFGGPSRLAYHGVTRIESGSAPAGCGLESGRLNITLRETGLGES, from the coding sequence ATGAGCACGCTGTTTTCAGGGGATTTTCTGCCGCGCGAGCGCAGCACCCCCTCCCCCGGGGCCACCCATATTCCGGGCTGGCTCACGCTGGAGCAGCAGCACTGGATCGTGGAGCGGTTTCGCGAGTGGGCGCGCGGCCCGGTTCCCCCGCGCGCGGCCCGGATCGGTGCCTACCCGATGTCGGTGCGCACGGTCTGCCTGGGCTGGCACTGGCGACCCTATGCCTATAGCCGCGAGGCGGTGGACGTGAACGGCAACCGGGTGCTGGATTTCCCCGAGTGGCTGCTGCAATTGGGCCGCCGCGCGGTGACCGAGGCCACGGGAGATCCCGCCGCGGGTGCGGCCTATACCCCCGATACGGCGCTCGTGAATTTTTATGATTCCGCCGCCAGCATGGGCATGCATCAGGACCGCGATGAGCGCTCCCGGGCCCCGGTGGTCTCGCTCTCGATCGGCGATGCGTGCCGTTTCCGCTGGGGAAATACCGAGGGGCGCGGGCGGCCATATCGTGACCTGGACCTCCTCTCGGGGGATCTTTTTGTTTTTGGTGGGCCGTCCCGGCTCGCGTATCACGGGGTCACCCGGATCGAATCGGGAAGCGCGCCCGCCGGCTGCGGGCTGGAGAGCGGGCGGCTCAATATCACGCTGCGCGAGACGGGACTCGGCGAGTCCTAG
- a CDS encoding methylated-DNA--[protein]-cysteine S-methyltransferase, whose product MTWLPPQTEATTLERLRGRLAAEAERADLLGIGYRTVDTPVGSLLLAATERGLIRVAFAREDHDAVLEDLATRIGPRILHAPARLDAVATQLEEYFSGTRTGFSVPLDHTLSTPFRRIVQEFLPHIGYGHTLTYREVAGRVGNPRAMRAVGSACATNPLPIVLPCHRVLRTDGGLGGYIGGLEAKTALLELEHAR is encoded by the coding sequence ATGACCTGGCTACCACCGCAAACCGAGGCCACGACACTTGAGCGACTGCGCGGCCGGCTGGCCGCGGAGGCCGAGCGCGCCGATCTGCTGGGGATCGGCTATCGCACCGTGGATACCCCCGTGGGTTCCCTGCTGCTGGCGGCCACGGAGCGCGGGCTGATCCGCGTGGCGTTTGCCCGCGAGGATCACGATGCCGTGCTGGAGGACCTGGCCACAAGGATCGGCCCGCGCATCCTCCACGCACCCGCCCGCCTGGACGCCGTGGCCACCCAGCTGGAGGAGTATTTTTCCGGCACGCGCACGGGATTTTCAGTGCCACTGGATCACACCCTCTCCACCCCGTTCCGCCGCATCGTGCAGGAGTTTCTCCCGCATATCGGGTACGGCCATACCCTCACCTATCGCGAGGTGGCGGGGCGCGTGGGGAATCCGCGGGCCATGCGCGCGGTGGGCTCCGCATGTGCCACCAACCCCCTGCCGATTGTCCTGCCCTGCCACCGGGTGCTGCGCACCGATGGGGGCCTCGGCGGCTATATCGGCGGGCTGGAGGCCAAAACCGCGCTGCTGGAACTGGAGCACGCGCGATGA